TCGCCCATGCCATTCTGGGGCACCCCCAGGAGCTTCAGGTTGGTGATGTAGTCGCCCAGCTTCTTGATGGCCTTCACCTTTTCCTCCAGGTACTCATTCTCCAGGAAGTCACACAGCTGcagtaagagggagagagaagggttaATCCCTTCCCTGGTCTGGCCCAGTAGATGGGCCCCCTCCCACCAGTAATGGCTTCTAGACTGCTTCAGGTCAGGCCCCACCCCCtccaattggtttggggtagcttGCCCTTCCCTCCAGAAGCCCAGAGCCTTCTCAACTCTGCCCCTGTAGCCCACTTTgacctttcaccccccccccccccccagcaagaaTAGGGAGAAATGGAAAGTAGAGACCCTTGCAGCCTGAGCCAGAAGTTAAGGCAAGAGGCTGGGGGTTCCCCCATCAGGTTGGTGAGTTAGGTGTGGGGCTCCCTCCACCATCCTCTTTCTAGAGGATACTCACATGGGGATCACTCCTGTCCATGGCCAGTTTGTGCAGGTCCAGCAGGGCCTGGTTCACAGTCTTCTCCAGCTGAAGGGCAGTCCGCATGGCCTCCAGGGTGTTACCCCACTCGTCATGCTCTGGCTTCTGCAAGACAGGAGGGGAGAACAGTGTCAGGTCCAGCAGGATAAGAGCAAGTCTAGCCTCTGATTTCCAGCTTCAGACCTCCCTAAGCCTCCAGCATAGCTGCTCCCCAGATCCTGGACTACATGGTACTCCTCCCTGTGACCCTCACCTTGACATCCTGCAGCACGGCCCGGCCGCCTCGCTTGTTCTGGTATTTTAGGAACTTCTCCCCATGTTCCCACTCCTCGTGGCTCTGCTCCTTGAAGAACTCGGCCACGTGGTGCAGGGCCACGTCATCCCGGTCAAAGTAATAGGACTGGAGAGAAGATAGCATTGAGTTATTAGTAGCTCATAGCGAGCAAGAACATAGTATAGTATtgtcagtagaaaaaaaaacacacaagagTCCATCCAGTATCCCATggcagtaactgctactccatgcaccCTATCGCCTctcagaaggacattccaggcatccaccaaaaaaaaaaaatcttgatgttTGTTCAGAGTTTTCCCCCCTTGGATTTTAAgtttcatgacccctaattctactacTTCCTGCCTCTCCAGGGGCAATCACCATAGAGAGAGAAAGACGTAGGAGGCACCTACCCCTCCCCCCTATACACACTCCCCTGGGGCAGTCACCATGGAGAGGAAGACATAGGAGGCACATAGCCCTCCCCCCCCATACAGGCTCCCCCAGGAGCAGTCACCATAGAGAGAAAGACATAGAAAGCATACACACTCCCCTGGGGCAGTCACCATGGAGAGGAAGACATAGGAGGCACATAGCCCTCCCCCCCCATACAGGCTCCCCCAGGAGCAGTCACCATAGAGAGAAAGACATAGAAAGCATACACACTCCCCTGGGGCAGTCACCATGGAGGGGAAGACATAGGAGGCACATAGCCCTCCCCCCCCATACAGGCTCCCCCAGGAGCAGTCACCATAGAGAGAAAGACATAGAAAGCATACACACTCCCCTGGGGCAGTCACCATGGAGGGGAAGACATAGGAGGCACATAGCCCTCCCCCCCCATACAGGCTCCCCCAGGAGCAGTCACCATAGAGAGAAAGACATAGAAAGCATACACACTCCCCTGGGGCAGTCACCATGGAGAGGAAGACATAGAAGGCATatagcccctcccccttcccatacAGGCTCCCCCTGGGGCAGTCACCATGGAGAGGAAAACAGACAGCACCTAGCCCTCCACATGCTCTCTCCAGGGAGAGAGAAACATAGGAAATGCAGTCTTCCCCAGGGGGCATCCAGGAGAAATACAGAAGATACAGTCTCTCCCCACCCATACAGGGAAAGAGATAAGAGGTACATGCACACCCCCAAAAAGCAGGTAGCATGGAAAAACAAGACAtactcaccatggagagatagacATAGGAAGCATAGAGCTCCAGGTTCGCCATACGGTTGATGGCAGCTTCACAGTCATGGCTGAAGTTCTGGCGCAGCTGGGACTCCATGTCAGCAGGGAACAGTTTTAATTggtaaaagagagaaagagcaaaAAGTTAATGAGAGCACCCTGAGGCTGCTTCCGTTCAAACACTGTTGAAGCAAGAAGACAAACTCAGAGAGTACAAGCCAGGGGGCTGGTGGGAGCCCCTATATATACCTGAAGCCACAGGGCGTGGGCGGTGACTGACGCCTGCATCCTCCAATCCCAGCCTCCGGGAGCCAAGTCCCCGGGCAGGGAGGCGGAGCAGGGAGGTTCTGCTGACTCACCTTGCCCAGGTGAGCTCAGCTCCTGCTGCATCCCTGGCCCGCCCTGTGCTTTATGTCTGTTCTTGTAATGTATATTTtcgtaaaccgttatgatggctctaccaaatgacggtatataaaactcaacaaataaagaaataaataatggaaAGATTGTATATTATGTGCTTGCTGTTTATAACGAAATAAGAATTACCACCCCCCGGtcatacctggggggggggggggcatgccatCTGAACAGATCCTGACTGGGCTGATCTGGGTCAGGGAGGCCCAGTCTTGTTCTGCTGGGCCCCTATCTCCAGGCAGAGATGATGCAAGGGGTAGGGGGAAACAGGCAATGGCCGGGCTGCCCAGctagggggggggaaagggggggggggtccacacTGCCCTTTGAATGTCAGTCTGTGAGTATGCGAACATCAAGGCCGAAAAGGGGAGGTGGGCACCGAAATTCACCCTTGCCCTGGGCACTGTTTGCTCCGGCGGCTGCCCACCCGAGGCTCTTTCTCCTTACCCATGACACCAGCAGACAGTGACTGGCTGCAGGTGGCGCGATCGGTGAGAACACAGCCAGAGCTTCAGCAGCAACTGCCACtgtgcaggaacaggaagcaagagAAAGATCCTGACTACTGGGAACCCTTGAAAAAGGGCCATGGTAACCCCTCCAGTCCCCAGTCCTTTCCCACAAGCCGCTCGCCAGCTGCATCATAATACCAAGAATGGGAGCGCGAGGAGGGAATCTTCTGGAACCTCTGCTTCCCCTTCCTCCACCGCCCCAGGATTTCCAGGAACACGCGTGGTTGCCCGTGTAAGCGGAGAAGAGCCATCTCCCCACTCTCCTGCTGTCACCGTGACTTGGCAAGGTCTACCTGACCCCCCTGGCCTGCTCAGGTGTCAGGGGCTCAGCTTACAGCAAGGTTTCATCAGCCTGCacctgcctctcctccctcctctgagaATATCCCAAGTAAGTACATCAGCATCTTCTCTGTGCACTGGGTGTGCCGTGTACCTCCCGTGTGGCTGCCATGGCTCTCGTACGTGCTGTCAGCGCCGGCTCTAGCACAAAAGGTGCCCCAAGCAAAACATTGCACCCTGGTGGCTCTTCCATATAACAGGGGATGCCACTGGCACCCGTGGGATCCATCACCTCCCAGCACCACAAACGACTGCCTACCATGCCCTACCCAAAGGCCAGCACTGTGTCCCGTGTACCTCCTGTATACTGCCATGGCTCCTGTATGTGCCGTGTGCCACTCCTATGCTGCCATGGCTTTCATATGCGCAAGTCTCAGGCCCAACAtgcagtgtgtgggggtgggcagtggaagAGCCCAGGGTGAGAGAAATACTGCCTAAGGTGAGGTGGagtcatagaaacagaaatgacagcagaaaaggaccaatggtccatccagtctgcccagcaagcttatggtagtttttgccacaccatacaagtcacccgcATAcgtatcagtttcccagactgtcaaagtcggGGCGCTCATTGGTTGCTGTACAaacccaattcccctttcccccctgccgttgaagcagagagcactgatggagttgcgTCAGCAGTAAGAAGGTTTAttgattaa
The DNA window shown above is from Rhinatrema bivittatum chromosome 19, aRhiBiv1.1, whole genome shotgun sequence and carries:
- the LOC115081213 gene encoding ferritin heavy chain B-like, with the protein product MESQLRQNFSHDCEAAINRMANLELYASYVYLSMSYYFDRDDVALHHVAEFFKEQSHEEWEHGEKFLKYQNKRGGRAVLQDVKKPEHDEWGNTLEAMRTALQLEKTVNQALLDLHKLAMDRSDPHLCDFLENEYLEEKVKAIKKLGDYITNLKLLGVPQNGMGEYLFDKHSMEKSS